From Brevibacillus marinus, a single genomic window includes:
- a CDS encoding sporulation protein: MQANIRWPRAVGFLLAVTLLSGCNTLTTPQENSSGVRSLDPTQNGQTIPDRSGDVLERTASPQQDRDELMGREQNPNLVIGHSNVMNKEIDIRNMRMMAKRVPGVENARITLHGGNAYITLDLVPNITAQQARAVEQQVMAALRQKVPRYDFHVTSNDGYHR, from the coding sequence ATGCAAGCGAACATACGCTGGCCGCGAGCTGTCGGGTTTCTGCTGGCCGTGACCCTGCTTTCCGGCTGCAATACGCTAACGACGCCGCAGGAGAACAGCAGCGGCGTGCGCAGCCTCGATCCCACGCAAAACGGGCAAACCATCCCGGATCGCAGCGGCGACGTGCTGGAGCGAACTGCATCGCCGCAGCAAGACCGGGATGAATTGATGGGCAGAGAGCAGAATCCCAATCTGGTGATCGGTCACTCCAACGTGATGAACAAAGAAATCGACATCCGCAACATGCGGATGATGGCAAAACGCGTGCCCGGTGTGGAAAATGCGCGGATTACCTTGCATGGCGGGAACGCGTACATTACCCTGGACCTGGTACCCAACATTACGGCGCAGCAGGCGCGCGCTGTCGAGCAGCAGGTAATGGCGGCACTGCGCCAAAAAGTTCCCCGCTACGATTTTCACGTGACGTCAAACGACGGCTACCACCGTTGA
- the spoIIR gene encoding stage II sporulation protein R yields MKRFMYLLFALLTAMMSWEHQLEAAGVGDPGPIPEQSIRLRIIANSDSIQDQWLKREVRDAIVAQVNQWVKEIRSIEQARSQVAARLPELEQLVAQTIRERGFSYGAEVRLGQVEFPTKLYGSYVYPAGQYEALVVKLGEAKGQNWWCVLFPPLCFIDIANGDAVEQAQSTAEQQRESMAEQQQEQTAVGPQKAASAAQTESAPTAPDLPAFSADEQHQAAAAAARKVEVRFFFWEKLLSLFGF; encoded by the coding sequence ATGAAGCGGTTCATGTACCTGTTGTTCGCCTTGCTGACGGCGATGATGAGCTGGGAACATCAACTGGAAGCAGCTGGTGTGGGTGACCCGGGTCCGATTCCGGAACAGTCGATTCGCCTGCGCATCATTGCCAACAGCGATTCGATCCAAGACCAATGGCTCAAGCGTGAAGTGCGCGATGCGATTGTCGCTCAGGTGAACCAATGGGTAAAGGAGATTCGCTCCATCGAGCAGGCCCGCTCCCAGGTGGCGGCGCGGCTGCCTGAGCTGGAGCAGCTGGTGGCGCAAACGATCCGGGAACGAGGATTTTCCTACGGCGCGGAAGTGCGGCTCGGCCAGGTCGAGTTCCCCACCAAGCTGTACGGCAGCTATGTGTACCCTGCCGGACAGTACGAAGCGCTGGTGGTCAAGCTGGGCGAGGCGAAAGGGCAAAATTGGTGGTGCGTGCTGTTTCCGCCGCTGTGCTTCATCGACATCGCGAACGGCGATGCCGTGGAACAGGCGCAGTCAACCGCAGAGCAACAGCGGGAATCGATGGCGGAGCAACAGCAGGAGCAAACGGCAGTGGGACCGCAGAAGGCTGCATCAGCAGCACAGACGGAGTCCGCGCCAACCGCCCCGGATTTGCCGGCTTTCTCAGCGGATGAGCAGCACCAAGCGGCAGCCGCCGCCGCCCGCAAAGTGGAAGTGCGCTTTTTCTTCTGGGAAAAACTGCTTTCTCTCTTTGGATTCTGA
- the prfA gene encoding peptide chain release factor 1, which translates to MFDRLAAVEERYEEVTNLLCDPEVIQDTKKLRDLSKEQSSLEETVMVYREYKSVVKQLDDAKAMFEEKLDDEMREMVKQEIAQLTQRKEQLENRLKILLLPKDPNDEKNVIVEIRGAAGGEEAALFAADLFRMYSRFAERHNFKVEVLEANPTDIGGYKEIIFTVSGHGAYSKLKFESGAHRVQRVPTTESGGRIHTSTATVIVLPEVEELEVELNEKDIRIDTFCSSGAGGQSVNTTKSAVRVTHIPTGIVVSCQDEKSQNSNKEKALRVLRARLYDYYQQQAMAEQDATRRSLVGTGDRSERIRTYNFPQSRVTDHRIGLTVHRLDAILQGELDEVIDQLILHEQTELLKRASATA; encoded by the coding sequence TTGTTTGATCGCTTGGCTGCAGTAGAAGAACGCTACGAAGAAGTGACCAACCTCTTATGTGATCCCGAAGTGATTCAAGATACAAAAAAACTGCGCGATCTCTCCAAGGAACAATCGTCTTTGGAAGAGACGGTGATGGTTTACCGCGAGTATAAATCCGTCGTGAAGCAGCTGGATGACGCGAAAGCGATGTTTGAAGAAAAACTGGATGATGAAATGCGTGAGATGGTGAAACAGGAGATCGCCCAGCTCACGCAGCGCAAGGAACAGCTGGAAAACCGGCTGAAAATCCTGCTTCTGCCGAAAGACCCCAACGACGAGAAAAACGTGATCGTCGAAATTCGCGGCGCTGCGGGCGGCGAAGAAGCGGCCCTGTTTGCCGCCGACCTGTTTCGGATGTACTCCCGTTTTGCGGAACGACACAACTTCAAAGTGGAAGTGCTGGAAGCCAATCCGACCGACATCGGCGGGTACAAGGAAATCATCTTTACCGTCAGCGGTCACGGGGCGTACAGCAAGTTGAAGTTTGAATCGGGGGCCCACCGCGTACAGCGCGTTCCCACGACCGAGTCGGGCGGCCGCATCCACACCTCCACCGCTACCGTGATTGTGCTGCCGGAAGTGGAAGAACTGGAAGTGGAGCTCAACGAGAAAGATATTCGCATCGACACCTTCTGTTCCAGCGGCGCGGGCGGCCAAAGCGTCAACACGACCAAATCGGCGGTGCGCGTGACGCACATCCCGACCGGCATCGTCGTCTCCTGTCAGGATGAAAAGTCTCAGAATTCCAACAAGGAAAAAGCGCTGCGCGTCCTGCGGGCGCGGCTGTACGACTACTATCAGCAGCAGGCAATGGCCGAGCAGGACGCGACGCGGAGAAGCCTGGTGGGCACCGGCGACCGCAGCGAACGGATTCGCACCTACAACTTCCCGCAGAGCCGGGTCACCGACCACCGGATCGGGCTGACCGTGCATCGGCTGGATGCGATCCTGCAAGGGGAGCTGGATGAGGTGATCGATCAGTTGATTTTGCACGAACAAACGGAGCTGTTAAAACGTGCCAGTGCAACCGCGTAA
- a CDS encoding manganese efflux pump MntP family protein: MDITLFQWGQFLTFLMIAIALGMDAFSLGIGVGMVGMRLREVVGISVTIGLFHFAMPLVGILIGMYLSELVGDIAALVGGAVLTLLGLNMLWNGMFGGAAHSMLQTSGIGLFLFAFSVSLDALPVGLSFGLMNVDRMMAVSLFGLIGALMAGCGLLLGRRVGGWLGGYSELLGGLILLVFGLKFMA, translated from the coding sequence ATGGACATCACTTTGTTCCAGTGGGGCCAGTTCCTGACCTTTCTGATGATTGCGATTGCCCTGGGCATGGACGCTTTCTCCCTGGGGATCGGTGTGGGCATGGTGGGAATGCGGCTGCGGGAGGTCGTCGGGATCAGCGTAACCATCGGCTTGTTTCACTTCGCTATGCCCTTGGTGGGGATCTTGATTGGTATGTACCTGTCCGAGCTGGTCGGCGACATCGCCGCGCTGGTCGGCGGAGCCGTGCTGACCTTGCTAGGGCTTAACATGCTGTGGAACGGCATGTTTGGCGGTGCGGCGCACAGCATGCTGCAAACAAGCGGCATCGGCTTGTTTCTGTTTGCTTTTAGCGTCAGTCTCGATGCGCTGCCGGTCGGCTTGTCGTTTGGCTTGATGAATGTGGACAGAATGATGGCGGTCAGCTTGTTCGGCTTGATTGGCGCGCTGATGGCAGGCTGCGGCCTGCTGTTGGGGCGCAGGGTGGGCGGCTGGCTGGGCGGATACAGCGAACTGTTGGGCGGTTTGATTTTGCTTGTGTTTGGCCTCAAGTTCATGGCCTAG
- the prmC gene encoding peptide chain release factor N(5)-glutamine methyltransferase produces the protein MPVQPRKPKTIREALVWASSFLRQAGRRDPQFEAELLLRHLLGLDRTRFIIALEEELAAADLQELERLCQRRAASEPLQYIIGEQAFFGRSFAVRPGVLIPRPETEILVEQTLRHAGRLWPDTAALDVLDIGTGSGAIALTLAAERPRWRVTTVDLSPTALAIARENAQRLQVEYRVRFLEGDLAQPLLAAGEQVDLLVSNPPYIPSDEVERLEEEVNRFEPRLALDGGADGLVCYRRICAVLPRLIRPTALVAFEVGIHQAGAVRQLLLASGAVERTEIVPDLAGIERVVLGWRKSN, from the coding sequence GTGCCAGTGCAACCGCGTAAGCCCAAGACCATCCGGGAAGCCCTCGTCTGGGCTTCTTCGTTTTTACGGCAGGCGGGCCGCCGCGATCCGCAGTTTGAGGCGGAACTGCTGCTTCGCCATCTGCTTGGCCTCGACCGCACGCGCTTCATCATCGCGCTGGAGGAGGAACTGGCCGCGGCCGATCTGCAGGAGTTGGAGCGGCTGTGTCAGCGTCGGGCAGCTTCCGAGCCGCTGCAATACATCATCGGCGAACAAGCGTTTTTTGGTCGGTCGTTCGCGGTCCGCCCCGGTGTGCTGATTCCCCGCCCGGAGACGGAGATTCTGGTGGAGCAGACGCTGCGGCACGCCGGCAGGCTGTGGCCGGACACGGCAGCCCTGGATGTGCTCGATATCGGAACCGGCAGCGGAGCGATCGCCTTGACGCTGGCCGCGGAACGTCCCCGCTGGCGGGTGACGACCGTCGATCTGTCGCCAACGGCTTTGGCCATTGCGCGGGAAAACGCGCAGCGGCTGCAGGTGGAATACCGGGTCCGTTTTCTGGAGGGCGACTTGGCGCAGCCGCTGCTAGCGGCAGGCGAACAGGTGGATCTGCTCGTTTCCAATCCTCCGTACATTCCCAGTGATGAGGTGGAACGGCTGGAGGAGGAAGTGAACCGGTTTGAACCCCGCCTGGCGCTGGACGGGGGAGCTGACGGGCTTGTCTGCTACCGCCGGATTTGTGCCGTTCTGCCCCGCCTCATACGGCCGACGGCTTTGGTCGCTTTTGAGGTGGGCATCCATCAGGCGGGAGCCGTTCGCCAACTGCTGCTTGCTTCCGGGGCCGTGGAGCGCACGGAAATTGTGCCTGACCTGGCCGGGATTGAGCGCGTCGTCCTCGGCTGGCGGAAAAGCAACTGA
- the rpmE gene encoding 50S ribosomal protein L31 codes for MKPGIHPEYHTVKVTCACGNEFESGSTKQSLRVEICSNCHPFFTGKQKFVDTGGRVDRFKRKYNLS; via the coding sequence ATGAAACCAGGAATCCATCCTGAATACCACACGGTGAAAGTGACCTGCGCGTGCGGCAACGAGTTTGAGTCCGGTTCGACCAAACAGTCCCTGCGTGTTGAGATCTGCTCCAACTGTCACCCGTTCTTTACCGGTAAGCAAAAATTCGTCGATACCGGCGGCCGTGTGGATCGTTTCAAACGCAAATACAACCTGTCCTAA
- a CDS encoding low molecular weight protein arginine phosphatase has product MRILFVCTGNTCRSPMAEALLREKLKGVPGTEVKSAGVAAFDGDKASENTLLVLAQRGITLEHSARRLTDELMEWADLVLTMTKGHKGMICNLYPGQVDKVYTLKQYVGWQGDEDVADPFGGSLEVYAQCADELEQLLEKLSKMLTEAQAEK; this is encoded by the coding sequence ATGCGCATTTTGTTTGTCTGCACGGGAAATACGTGCCGCAGTCCGATGGCGGAAGCGCTGCTGCGCGAGAAGCTGAAGGGAGTGCCGGGAACGGAAGTGAAATCGGCTGGCGTAGCTGCTTTTGACGGAGACAAAGCGTCGGAAAACACGCTGTTGGTATTGGCGCAGCGGGGAATCACGCTGGAGCACTCCGCCCGGCGGCTAACCGATGAATTGATGGAGTGGGCCGACCTCGTCCTCACCATGACCAAGGGCCACAAAGGCATGATTTGTAACTTGTATCCCGGTCAAGTGGACAAGGTTTATACCCTGAAACAGTACGTTGGCTGGCAGGGTGACGAGGATGTGGCCGACCCGTTTGGTGGCAGTCTGGAGGTCTATGCCCAGTGCGCGGACGAGTTGGAGCAACTGTTGGAAAAACTGAGTAAAATGCTTACGGAAGCACAAGCGGAAAAATAG
- a CDS encoding L-threonylcarbamoyladenylate synthase, with protein MVKRMQTKVWHVDKNLDEHRTYPQIVEAARLIRQGEVVAFPTETVYGLGANAWSDQAVEKIFTAKGRPSDNPLIVHISDLSQLALVASEVPEQARRLMEVFWPGPLTLILPKQDQVAERVVAGLATVGVRMPDHPVARALIRAAGVPVAAPSANRSGRPSPTTAQHVLMDLDGRIAGVVDAGSAGVGVESTVLDVTVQPPMILRPGGITREQLQEVLGEVVVDPANEQKAERPRSPGMKYTHYAPRGEMWVVDGEPEPARARMLELLKSAAAAGLKTGVLATRETAAWWREQPDAEVVLACGSASDLPAAAQELYACLRRFDEEQVAYIVAQAYPRSGLGAAIMNRLEKAAGGRVICV; from the coding sequence ATGGTAAAGCGGATGCAAACGAAAGTGTGGCATGTGGATAAAAATCTGGATGAGCATCGAACTTATCCACAGATTGTGGAGGCGGCCCGCCTGATCCGGCAGGGGGAAGTCGTCGCATTCCCTACCGAGACGGTGTATGGCTTGGGAGCCAATGCATGGTCCGATCAGGCTGTGGAAAAAATATTCACAGCAAAAGGAAGGCCGAGCGATAATCCGCTCATCGTGCACATCAGCGATCTCAGCCAGCTTGCGCTGGTCGCGAGCGAGGTTCCCGAGCAGGCCAGGCGGTTGATGGAGGTGTTTTGGCCTGGGCCGCTGACGCTGATTCTGCCGAAACAGGATCAGGTGGCGGAGCGGGTCGTCGCCGGTCTCGCCACGGTTGGCGTGCGCATGCCGGATCATCCGGTGGCCCGCGCGCTCATCCGTGCGGCAGGCGTACCGGTTGCCGCGCCCAGCGCCAACCGCTCGGGCCGGCCCAGCCCGACGACGGCGCAGCATGTGCTGATGGACTTGGACGGCCGCATCGCAGGCGTGGTGGACGCGGGGAGCGCTGGTGTCGGCGTCGAATCGACGGTGCTGGATGTGACGGTGCAGCCGCCGATGATCCTGCGGCCCGGCGGGATTACGCGGGAACAACTGCAAGAGGTATTGGGCGAGGTTGTCGTCGATCCGGCGAACGAACAGAAAGCGGAGCGGCCGCGTTCGCCGGGGATGAAATACACGCACTACGCTCCCCGGGGGGAGATGTGGGTGGTGGATGGAGAGCCGGAGCCGGCGCGGGCACGGATGCTGGAATTGCTGAAAAGCGCCGCTGCGGCCGGGCTGAAAACCGGCGTGCTGGCAACGCGGGAGACGGCTGCCTGGTGGCGCGAGCAGCCGGACGCCGAAGTGGTGCTCGCCTGCGGTTCGGCCAGCGACCTGCCGGCAGCGGCGCAGGAGTTGTACGCTTGTCTGCGCCGGTTTGACGAGGAGCAGGTCGCGTACATCGTCGCGCAGGCGTATCCCCGCAGCGGTCTGGGCGCTGCGATTATGAACCGGCTGGAAAAAGCGGCGGGTGGCAGGGTGATCTGCGTCTAG
- a CDS encoding thymidine kinase, translating into MLFMKHNGWIEVICGCMFSGKSEELIRRIRRAKYGKLRTQVFKPHLDDRYHATAVVSHNGTMEDAVAVKHSREIWNAVRPDTDVVAIDEVQFFDDGIVEVAEALAERGVRVICAGLDLDFRGEPFGAMPALLALAEFVSKLQAICMVCGSPATRTQRLIDGKPAHYHDPIIMVGTAESYQARCRHCHEVPGKQRRLAREGCSDPAQW; encoded by the coding sequence ATGTTGTTTATGAAACACAACGGGTGGATCGAAGTGATCTGCGGATGCATGTTTTCCGGCAAGAGCGAAGAGTTGATCCGGCGGATTCGCCGGGCCAAATACGGGAAACTGCGCACGCAGGTGTTTAAACCGCACTTGGATGATCGCTACCATGCGACAGCAGTCGTCTCGCACAACGGAACGATGGAGGATGCGGTCGCGGTGAAGCATTCCCGCGAGATCTGGAACGCGGTGCGGCCCGATACCGATGTTGTGGCGATCGACGAGGTGCAGTTTTTTGACGACGGGATCGTCGAGGTGGCAGAGGCGCTGGCCGAGCGGGGTGTGCGCGTGATCTGTGCCGGCCTCGATCTCGACTTCCGCGGTGAACCATTCGGCGCGATGCCCGCTCTGCTCGCGCTGGCGGAGTTTGTCAGCAAACTGCAGGCGATCTGCATGGTTTGCGGCAGCCCGGCGACGCGCACCCAACGGTTGATTGACGGCAAACCGGCGCACTACCATGATCCGATTATCATGGTCGGCACCGCAGAGAGTTATCAGGCGCGCTGCCGCCACTGTCACGAGGTGCCCGGCAAACAGCGGCGGCTTGCGCGGGAAGGATGCAGCGACCCCGCCCAATGGTGA
- a CDS encoding IS110 family transposase codes for MDVVYSHVCGLDVHKKNVVACVITPQAKEIRTFSTMTEDLLSLLDWIKQHGCTHVAMESTGSYWKPIYNLLEMEGLQTLVVNAKHIKNVPGRKTDVKDAEWIAGLLRHGLLQGSFIPNREQRELRELIRYRRSLIEERAREVNRIQKVLEGANIKLSSVASDILGKSGRAMLEAMIAGETDAVVLSELAQKRLKNKKPELIKALNGLVGPHQRLMLQAQLRHIDDLDALIQQLDEEIKRRMLPFEEDLERLDSIPGVARRTAEHILAEIGTDMTQFPSAAHLCSWAGLAPGNHESAGRRKSGRTTKGNQKLRSTLVEAARSVARMKETYLSSQYHRIAARRGANRAAVAVAHRILTIVYHLLKRKQTYIELGPHFYEERKRQHVVKQAIRKLEALGLKVTVEEVIQPA; via the coding sequence ATGGACGTCGTCTATAGTCATGTCTGCGGTCTCGACGTACACAAGAAAAACGTCGTTGCCTGCGTCATCACGCCTCAAGCAAAGGAAATCCGGACGTTTTCCACCATGACCGAAGACTTGTTGTCGCTTCTGGATTGGATCAAGCAACATGGATGTACCCATGTTGCCATGGAGAGTACCGGTTCGTACTGGAAACCCATTTACAATCTGCTGGAGATGGAAGGTCTTCAAACGTTGGTCGTCAACGCCAAGCACATCAAGAATGTCCCCGGTCGCAAGACCGACGTGAAAGACGCGGAATGGATTGCTGGGTTGCTTCGCCACGGTTTGCTCCAAGGCAGCTTCATCCCCAACCGCGAGCAACGAGAATTGCGGGAGCTGATCCGATATCGCCGAAGCCTGATCGAAGAGCGGGCGCGAGAGGTGAACCGGATTCAAAAGGTTCTGGAAGGTGCCAATATCAAACTTTCCTCCGTTGCCAGCGATATTTTGGGCAAGTCGGGCCGCGCGATGCTGGAAGCCATGATCGCAGGCGAAACCGATGCGGTGGTCCTGTCGGAATTGGCCCAGAAACGGTTGAAAAACAAAAAACCGGAACTGATCAAGGCATTGAACGGTCTTGTGGGTCCTCACCAACGTCTGATGCTCCAAGCACAATTGCGCCATATTGACGATTTGGATGCACTCATCCAACAGCTCGATGAAGAAATCAAGAGGCGTATGCTCCCTTTTGAGGAAGACCTGGAGCGGCTGGACTCGATTCCCGGAGTGGCGAGACGTACCGCCGAACACATTTTGGCGGAAATCGGGACGGACATGACTCAGTTTCCCTCCGCCGCTCACCTGTGTTCTTGGGCGGGGCTGGCTCCAGGTAATCACGAGAGTGCCGGCAGGCGAAAGTCAGGACGTACGACAAAAGGAAACCAGAAACTGCGAAGCACCTTGGTAGAAGCCGCCCGATCCGTGGCACGAATGAAGGAAACGTATTTGTCCAGTCAATACCACCGCATCGCCGCCCGACGCGGAGCAAACCGAGCTGCAGTCGCCGTTGCACACAGGATCTTGACCATTGTGTACCATCTCCTAAAACGGAAACAAACGTACATCGAACTGGGACCCCATTTTTACGAGGAACGAAAGCGCCAACACGTCGTCAAGCAAGCCATCCGCAAACTGGAAGCATTAGGCCTTAAGGTCACGGTGGAAGAAGTGATTCAACCTGCTTAA
- the glyA gene encoding serine hydroxymethyltransferase → MLEFLKQQDPQIAEAIRLELGRQRDKIELIASENFVSRAVMEAAGTVLTNKYAEGYPGRRYYGGCEYVDIAESIARDRVKELFGAEHANVQPHSGAQANMAVYMAVLKPGDTVLGMNLSHGGHLTHGSPVNFSGALYNFVDYGVDPETHLIDYEVVREKALQHKPKLIVAGASAYPRTIDFAKLREIADEVGAYLMVDMAHIAGLIAAGLHPNPVPYAHFVTSTTHKTLRGPRGGLILCKEEFAKAIDKSVFPGVQGGPLMHIIAAKAVAFGEALKPEFKAYARRIVENAAAFAEALKAEGLQLVSGGTDNHLVLVDVRNLGLTGKTAEHLLDEVNITTNKNTIPYDPESPFVTSGIRMGTPAVTTRGFDPEAMKEVAAIIALTLKHPEDAAKHEEARRRVAALCSRFPLYPDLDV, encoded by the coding sequence ATGTTGGAATTCCTGAAACAACAAGACCCGCAAATCGCGGAAGCCATCCGGCTGGAACTGGGCCGGCAGCGGGACAAGATCGAGCTGATCGCTTCGGAGAACTTCGTCAGCCGCGCGGTCATGGAAGCAGCCGGCACGGTGCTGACCAACAAATACGCGGAGGGCTATCCGGGTCGCCGCTACTACGGTGGATGCGAATACGTGGACATCGCCGAAAGCATCGCCCGCGACCGGGTGAAGGAACTGTTTGGCGCGGAGCACGCCAACGTCCAGCCGCACTCCGGCGCGCAGGCCAACATGGCCGTCTACATGGCCGTGCTGAAGCCGGGTGATACGGTTCTGGGGATGAATCTCTCCCACGGCGGTCACCTGACGCACGGCAGTCCGGTCAACTTCTCCGGTGCGCTGTACAACTTCGTGGATTACGGGGTGGATCCCGAGACGCATCTGATCGATTACGAGGTTGTCCGCGAGAAGGCGTTGCAGCACAAGCCGAAGCTGATCGTGGCGGGAGCCAGCGCTTATCCGCGCACGATCGACTTTGCCAAACTGCGGGAAATCGCGGATGAGGTGGGCGCTTACCTGATGGTCGATATGGCGCACATCGCCGGGTTGATCGCAGCCGGCCTGCATCCCAATCCCGTGCCTTACGCCCATTTTGTCACCTCCACCACGCACAAAACGCTGCGCGGGCCGCGCGGCGGTCTGATTCTGTGCAAGGAGGAGTTCGCCAAGGCGATTGACAAGTCGGTCTTTCCAGGTGTCCAGGGCGGGCCGCTGATGCATATCATCGCGGCCAAAGCGGTCGCTTTCGGAGAAGCGCTGAAGCCCGAATTCAAAGCATACGCGCGGCGGATCGTCGAGAACGCGGCAGCGTTTGCCGAGGCCCTGAAAGCGGAAGGACTGCAGCTCGTATCCGGCGGTACCGACAATCACCTGGTGCTCGTTGATGTACGCAATCTCGGTCTGACCGGGAAAACCGCCGAACATTTGCTGGATGAAGTAAACATCACCACCAACAAGAACACGATACCGTACGATCCGGAAAGCCCGTTTGTGACCAGCGGCATTCGCATGGGGACGCCGGCTGTGACCACGCGCGGCTTTGATCCGGAAGCGATGAAGGAAGTGGCTGCGATTATCGCGCTGACGTTGAAACATCCCGAAGACGCGGCAAAGCATGAGGAAGCACGGCGGCGCGTGGCTGCTCTCTGTTCCCGCTTCCCGCTCTATCCTGACTTGGACGTCTGA
- a CDS encoding TIGR01440 family protein: MDLSQIEAQALTVVSEVQKLADLRPGQILVIGCSTSEVLGERIGKAGSREVAAALYRAFAQARQAHGFALAFQCCEHLNRALVVERETMERYNLEEVTVVPVPSAGGSMAAYAYEQLQSPVVVEHLKAHAGIDIGDTLIGMHLRHVAVPLRLTLRQIGQAHVTAARTRPKLIGGSRAVYDRSVPNHSCQ; the protein is encoded by the coding sequence GTGGATCTGTCACAAATTGAAGCGCAGGCGCTGACCGTCGTATCCGAGGTGCAGAAGCTGGCCGACTTGCGGCCGGGGCAGATTCTCGTGATCGGCTGCAGCACGAGTGAGGTGCTCGGCGAACGGATCGGCAAAGCGGGCAGCCGGGAGGTGGCGGCGGCCCTGTATCGGGCGTTTGCGCAGGCGCGCCAGGCGCACGGGTTTGCGCTTGCCTTTCAGTGCTGTGAGCACCTGAACCGCGCTTTGGTGGTGGAACGGGAGACGATGGAGCGGTACAACCTGGAGGAAGTGACGGTCGTGCCCGTACCGTCCGCCGGCGGCTCGATGGCCGCGTACGCGTACGAGCAGCTGCAATCACCGGTTGTCGTGGAGCACCTGAAGGCGCACGCCGGGATCGACATCGGCGACACGCTGATCGGCATGCATCTGCGGCATGTGGCGGTTCCCCTCCGGCTCACGCTGCGCCAGATCGGGCAGGCTCATGTGACGGCCGCCCGCACCCGACCCAAGCTGATTGGCGGCAGCCGGGCCGTCTACGATCGGAGTGTTCCCAACCACAGCTGTCAGTAG
- the rpiB gene encoding ribose 5-phosphate isomerase B has translation MKIALGSDHGGFRLKEEIKRLLDSLQLAYEDFGCTCEDSVDYPDYALPVAEKVAAGEFDRGILVCGTGIGMSIAANKIPGVRCALVHDTFSARATREHNDSNILALGERVVGPGLALDIVKVWLETEFQGGRHARRVEKLKQIEARYAGVKQGGSVTN, from the coding sequence ATGAAAATCGCATTGGGTTCCGATCACGGCGGTTTTCGGTTGAAAGAAGAGATCAAACGCCTGCTCGATTCGCTGCAGCTCGCGTATGAAGATTTCGGTTGTACGTGCGAGGATTCGGTCGATTATCCGGACTACGCGCTGCCTGTAGCGGAAAAGGTGGCGGCTGGCGAATTTGATCGGGGCATCCTGGTTTGCGGCACAGGCATCGGGATGTCGATTGCGGCCAACAAAATCCCCGGGGTCCGCTGTGCGCTTGTCCATGACACGTTTTCCGCCCGCGCGACCCGTGAACACAACGATAGCAATATCCTGGCGTTGGGAGAGCGGGTGGTTGGCCCGGGACTTGCGCTCGACATTGTCAAGGTTTGGCTGGAGACGGAGTTTCAGGGAGGGCGTCACGCCCGGCGCGTAGAAAAGCTCAAGCAGATCGAAGCCAGATATGCGGGAGTGAAGCAGGGTGGATCTGTCACAAATTGA